A region from the Halosolutus gelatinilyticus genome encodes:
- a CDS encoding homoserine dehydrogenase, whose translation MRLAILGAGDVGRSVADLAGEYGHEVVALADSGSAAIDENGIDVEDALDRKFADGAVGTTDPDSVAETDYDVLVEATPTTLGDAEPGFTHAKRALEADRHVVLANKGPIAERYEELRELEAESAGSIRFEATVGGAIPVLSTIEDSTPEAVTAVRGVLNGTANFILTRMAAEGLDYEHVLAEAQDLGVAEADPTFDVDGTDAALKFVILANVLADGGFSLDDADVRGIRDIPGSALDLAAEDGRTIRLIGEATREGVRVGPRLVPENGALAVTGTRNIVQIETKHAGSLHNSGRGAGGPETATAVLSDVGRLPPL comes from the coding sequence ATGCGACTGGCGATCCTCGGCGCCGGCGACGTCGGCCGTTCGGTCGCCGACCTGGCCGGCGAGTACGGCCACGAGGTCGTCGCCCTCGCTGACTCCGGCAGCGCCGCGATCGACGAGAACGGAATCGACGTCGAGGACGCCCTCGATCGGAAGTTCGCCGACGGCGCGGTCGGGACGACCGACCCCGATTCCGTCGCCGAGACCGACTACGACGTCCTCGTCGAAGCGACGCCGACGACGCTCGGCGACGCCGAACCCGGCTTCACGCACGCGAAACGCGCGCTCGAAGCCGATCGCCACGTCGTTCTGGCGAACAAGGGACCGATCGCCGAGCGGTACGAGGAACTCCGCGAGCTCGAGGCCGAGAGCGCGGGCTCGATCCGGTTCGAGGCGACCGTCGGCGGCGCGATTCCGGTGCTGTCGACGATCGAGGATTCGACGCCCGAGGCCGTCACCGCGGTCCGCGGGGTGCTCAACGGGACGGCGAACTTCATCCTCACGCGCATGGCCGCCGAGGGACTGGACTACGAGCACGTGCTCGCGGAGGCCCAGGACCTCGGCGTCGCCGAGGCCGACCCGACGTTCGACGTCGACGGCACGGACGCCGCCCTGAAGTTCGTCATCCTCGCGAACGTGCTCGCCGACGGCGGGTTCTCGCTCGACGACGCCGACGTCCGGGGCATCCGGGACATCCCCGGCAGCGCGCTCGACCTCGCGGCAGAGGACGGTCGGACGATTCGCCTCATCGGCGAGGCGACCCGCGAGGGCGTCCGCGTCGGCCCGCGACTCGTCCCCGAAAACGGCGCGCTCGCCGTCACGGGCACGCGAAACATCGTCCAGATCGAGACGAAACACGCCGGCAGTCTCCACAACAGCGGCCGCGGCGCCGGCGGTCCGGAGACGGCGACGGCGGTCCTCTCGGACGTCGGGCGGTTGCCGCCGCTGTAA
- a CDS encoding amino acid-binding protein, giving the protein MGDDSAAEDEPDADAETDGGVRAYTVRLELVDEPGELLRALRPIADSGANLLSIHHERGNITPRGHIPVEVDMECPPDRFDGVVDALRDAGVNVIQAGAERYGEEISVVLVGRLVENDLSETLSRIEAEASAVVLDLSLAAPEGTDGVASARVRLAIDSGETTAALGAIRSIGSQKDLTVVEPLLGGDA; this is encoded by the coding sequence ATGGGTGACGACAGCGCCGCCGAGGACGAACCGGACGCGGACGCCGAGACGGACGGCGGCGTCCGCGCCTACACCGTCCGACTCGAACTCGTCGACGAACCCGGCGAGTTGCTTCGCGCGCTCCGACCGATCGCCGACAGCGGTGCCAATCTCCTGAGCATTCACCACGAACGCGGCAACATCACGCCTCGAGGACACATCCCGGTCGAGGTCGATATGGAGTGTCCACCGGACCGATTCGACGGCGTCGTCGACGCGCTTCGGGACGCCGGCGTCAACGTCATCCAGGCCGGCGCGGAGCGCTACGGCGAGGAGATCAGCGTCGTGCTGGTCGGTCGCCTCGTCGAGAACGACCTCTCGGAGACGCTCTCGCGGATCGAAGCCGAGGCCAGCGCCGTCGTGCTGGACCTCTCGCTGGCCGCCCCGGAGGGAACCGACGGCGTCGCCAGCGCCCGGGTCAGACTCGCGATCGACTCCGGCGAGACGACCGCGGCGCTCGGGGCGATCCGCTCGATCGGGTCGCAGAAGGATCTGACCGTCGTCGAACCCCTGCTCGGAGGTGACGCCTGA
- a CDS encoding NifU family protein, translated as MTDSEDGTTLKERVEKWLMREMPIIQMHGGTSAVRKADPETGEVIVELGGGCKGCSISDVTTGNIEAELIRWPEVDDVTVRVPDARESLGGPQQAESIMGIDRTEGGRGDWGSSNPGKDHL; from the coding sequence ATGACCGACTCCGAGGACGGGACGACGCTCAAGGAGCGCGTCGAGAAGTGGCTGATGCGCGAGATGCCGATCATCCAGATGCACGGCGGCACGAGCGCGGTACGAAAGGCGGACCCCGAGACGGGAGAGGTGATCGTCGAACTCGGCGGCGGCTGCAAGGGGTGTTCGATCAGCGACGTCACCACGGGGAACATCGAGGCCGAACTCATCCGGTGGCCCGAGGTCGACGACGTGACCGTCCGCGTCCCCGACGCCCGCGAGAGCCTCGGCGGACCGCAACAGGCCGAGTCCATCATGGGCATCGATCGAACCGAGGGCGGCCGGGGCGACTGGGGCTCCTCGAACCCCGGCAAGGACCACCTCTGA
- a CDS encoding LVIVD repeat-containing protein has protein sequence MHRRALLRTGVTAGAALVSPRIGAASIAAARQDTGEFEPLGRISVEGAAEAAVDDTGDVAYLAATNGFATVDVSDPAEPKRLAEERRIEVDGAQLSMILDVSVDGDRLVAPGPVNPIDRFFDGFVVYDVSDPADPERVADYETGYHIHNCELDGDVLYVVANGPGGNALELFDVGGDEVEELGRWSLLDREPEWEEVGWRTWYLHDVTVRDDVACLAHWDAGTYLLDVSDPSEPEHIFRVAEVAVEDARDVETGADPEHGLPGNDHYAAVDDTGDLLAVGREAWTTGGSGPDGPGGIDLYDVGDPDDPRRLATIDPPEPESGDGSYNRGEWTTSHNFELRDGRLYSSWYQAGVKVHDVSDPGDPVELVSWADRETAGFWTARVATPGETFVASSTGLIPNAETEHALYTFPIPPDENGEDGGTGAADDDDSVPGFAGIAGVVGLAGGALGLEWARRRRGRDRRRE, from the coding sequence ATGCACCGACGAGCCCTCCTCCGAACAGGCGTCACCGCAGGCGCCGCCCTCGTCTCCCCGCGGATCGGGGCCGCATCGATCGCGGCGGCCCGGCAGGATACCGGCGAGTTCGAGCCGCTGGGCCGGATTTCCGTCGAGGGCGCGGCCGAAGCGGCCGTCGACGACACCGGCGACGTCGCGTACCTCGCGGCGACGAACGGGTTCGCGACCGTCGACGTGAGCGATCCCGCCGAGCCGAAGCGTCTCGCCGAAGAGCGACGGATCGAGGTCGACGGGGCGCAGCTGTCGATGATCCTCGACGTCTCGGTCGACGGCGATCGGCTGGTCGCTCCCGGCCCCGTGAACCCGATCGACCGCTTCTTCGACGGATTCGTCGTCTACGACGTGAGCGATCCCGCCGACCCGGAGCGGGTCGCCGACTACGAAACCGGGTACCACATCCACAACTGCGAACTCGACGGCGACGTGCTCTACGTGGTCGCCAACGGCCCCGGCGGGAACGCGCTCGAACTCTTCGACGTCGGCGGCGACGAGGTCGAGGAACTCGGCCGCTGGTCGCTGCTGGACCGCGAACCGGAGTGGGAGGAGGTCGGCTGGCGGACCTGGTATCTCCACGACGTCACCGTGCGCGACGACGTCGCCTGCCTGGCACACTGGGACGCCGGGACCTACCTGCTGGACGTCAGCGATCCGTCAGAGCCCGAGCACATCTTCCGGGTGGCGGAGGTCGCCGTCGAGGACGCACGCGACGTCGAAACCGGCGCGGATCCCGAGCACGGGCTCCCGGGGAACGATCACTACGCGGCCGTCGACGATACCGGTGACCTACTGGCGGTGGGCCGGGAGGCGTGGACGACCGGCGGCAGTGGTCCCGACGGGCCGGGCGGGATCGACCTCTACGACGTGGGCGATCCCGACGATCCTCGCCGCCTGGCGACGATCGACCCGCCCGAACCCGAGTCGGGAGACGGCTCGTACAACCGCGGCGAGTGGACCACGTCGCACAACTTCGAGCTCCGCGACGGCCGCCTCTACTCGTCGTGGTACCAGGCTGGCGTGAAGGTCCACGACGTCTCCGATCCGGGCGATCCCGTCGAACTCGTCTCCTGGGCCGATCGCGAAACTGCGGGATTCTGGACGGCTCGCGTCGCGACCCCCGGCGAGACGTTCGTCGCGAGCAGCACCGGACTGATCCCCAACGCCGAGACCGAGCACGCGCTCTACACGTTCCCAATTCCCCCCGACGAGAACGGTGAAGACGGCGGTACCGGCGCGGCGGACGACGATGATTCGGTTCCGGGATTCGCAGGGATCGCGGGCGTCGTCGGACTCGCCGGTGGCGCACTCGGCCTCGAGTGGGCGCGTCGCCGGCGCGGCCGCGATCGTCGCCGCGAGTGA
- a CDS encoding ROK family protein: protein MVYYAGVDLGATNVRAAVAEADGTTIGVSRNATPRGPTGIDVTEGVLRTLREACGDAGVAAAEIAAAGIGSIGPFDLAEGAVIDPANLPDSIDRIPLTGPIEQLIDSDEVHLHNDTTAGVIGERFHSARNPDDMVYITISSGIGAGVCCDGEIVSGWDGNAGEVGHYVVDPRGRLTCGCGHDGHWEAYCSGTAIPQYARLLAEDDPTIATDLPLEGPDFTAKDVFELAGEDELADYVIDQLAHWNAIGVANVIHAFAPIVISFGGAVALNNEDLVVERIRERVSGMVMSNVPEITATEHGDDVVLEGALASALTGGTGDRRKLDA from the coding sequence ATGGTCTACTATGCGGGCGTCGACCTCGGCGCGACGAACGTGCGGGCGGCCGTGGCCGAGGCCGACGGGACGACGATCGGTGTGAGCCGGAACGCGACACCGCGCGGTCCCACGGGCATCGACGTGACCGAGGGCGTCCTCCGAACGCTTCGCGAGGCGTGCGGCGACGCGGGCGTGGCCGCCGCCGAAATCGCGGCCGCGGGAATCGGGTCGATCGGCCCGTTCGACCTCGCGGAAGGGGCGGTGATCGATCCCGCGAACCTCCCGGACTCGATCGATCGGATCCCCCTCACCGGCCCCATCGAACAGTTGATCGACAGCGACGAGGTCCACCTCCACAACGACACGACGGCCGGCGTCATCGGCGAGCGGTTTCACTCGGCTCGCAACCCCGACGACATGGTCTACATCACGATCTCGTCGGGGATCGGGGCCGGCGTCTGCTGCGACGGCGAGATCGTCAGCGGCTGGGACGGCAACGCCGGCGAGGTCGGCCACTACGTCGTCGATCCGCGAGGTCGCCTCACCTGCGGCTGCGGTCACGATGGCCACTGGGAGGCCTACTGTTCGGGCACCGCCATCCCGCAGTACGCTCGACTGCTCGCCGAGGACGACCCGACGATCGCGACCGACCTGCCGCTCGAAGGCCCCGACTTCACGGCGAAAGACGTCTTCGAACTCGCCGGCGAGGACGAACTGGCCGACTACGTGATCGACCAACTCGCCCACTGGAACGCGATCGGCGTCGCGAACGTGATCCACGCGTTCGCGCCGATCGTAATCTCCTTCGGCGGCGCCGTCGCGCTCAACAACGAGGACCTGGTCGTCGAGCGGATCCGCGAGCGCGTCTCCGGGATGGTGATGTCCAACGTCCCCGAGATCACCGCCACCGAGCACGGCGACGACGTCGTCCTCGAGGGCGCCCTCGCGAGCGCCCTGACCGGGGGAACGGGCGACCGGCGCAAACTCGACGCGTGA
- a CDS encoding universal stress protein: protein MTLTTVLLAVGPGDADRSDELAETVLEVAKPADATVTIAHVFTRDEYDEVITRLEFSPERDEIDPDEVATRHSTVRDIRAVLDEHDVEYGIRGAVGDHGPTIVDLATETDADRVVVGGRRRSPTGKAVFGSTAQEVLLSAPCPVTFVRSADDA from the coding sequence ATGACTCTCACTACGGTCCTGCTCGCCGTCGGCCCAGGCGACGCCGATCGAAGCGACGAACTCGCCGAAACGGTTCTGGAAGTGGCGAAACCGGCCGACGCCACCGTCACGATAGCGCACGTCTTCACGCGGGACGAGTACGACGAAGTGATCACCCGCCTCGAGTTCTCGCCCGAGCGCGACGAGATCGATCCGGACGAGGTCGCGACCCGACACTCGACGGTTCGGGATATCCGCGCGGTGCTCGACGAACACGACGTGGAGTACGGGATCCGCGGCGCCGTCGGCGACCACGGGCCGACGATCGTCGACCTCGCGACCGAAACCGACGCCGATCGGGTCGTCGTCGGCGGCCGGCGCCGCTCGCCCACGGGGAAGGCGGTGTTCGGCTCGACGGCCCAGGAGGTCCTGTTGTCGGCGCCCTGCCCCGTGACGTTCGTCCGGAGCGCGGACGACGCCTGA
- a CDS encoding SDR family NAD(P)-dependent oxidoreductase, giving the protein MDGLDLEGRTVVVTGSGRGVGRELLLATAEWGAETAVHYHTSADAAREVAAEAIDRGAADAMTVQGDVTDPESVDGLFAAIEAELGDVDVVVNNVGDFAPAHWADLEFATWNRVLETNLNGTYLCSRRALHGMRESGYGRIVNVGYASSEKGLVNPKNFPYFVAKAGVLMFTRMLAADTQDDEITVNAISPYVVENSEEFPDELPRDRPASFDDLIQPLRFFLDPDSDYISGQNVEVDGGWLPEDV; this is encoded by the coding sequence ATGGACGGACTCGACCTCGAGGGACGAACGGTAGTCGTCACGGGCAGCGGAAGGGGCGTCGGTCGCGAACTCCTCCTGGCGACGGCCGAGTGGGGGGCGGAAACGGCCGTCCACTACCACACGAGCGCCGACGCCGCCCGCGAGGTCGCCGCCGAAGCGATCGACCGCGGCGCGGCGGACGCGATGACCGTCCAGGGCGACGTCACCGATCCCGAGAGCGTCGACGGCCTCTTCGCGGCGATCGAGGCTGAACTCGGGGACGTCGACGTGGTGGTGAACAACGTCGGCGACTTCGCGCCCGCCCACTGGGCCGACCTCGAGTTCGCGACGTGGAACCGCGTGCTCGAGACGAACCTGAACGGGACCTACCTCTGCTCGAGGCGCGCGCTCCACGGGATGCGCGAGAGCGGGTACGGCCGGATCGTCAACGTCGGCTACGCGTCGAGCGAGAAGGGGCTGGTCAACCCGAAGAACTTCCCGTACTTCGTCGCGAAAGCGGGCGTCCTGATGTTCACCCGGATGCTCGCGGCTGACACGCAGGACGACGAAATAACCGTCAACGCGATCTCGCCCTACGTGGTCGAAAACTCCGAGGAGTTCCCCGACGAGTTGCCGCGCGATCGGCCCGCCTCGTTCGACGACCTGATCCAGCCGCTCCGGTTCTTCCTCGATCCGGACAGCGACTACATCAGCGGACAGAACGTCGAGGTCGACGGCGGCTGGCTCCCGGAGGACGTGTAG